The genome window TCTCCTACCCGATCATCCTGACCGTGAACGGAGAAACACTGCACACACACGCCCGCGACCGCATCATCAGCGACGGCCAAATGGCACTATGCGACGCCGGAGCCGAAACCGCCATGCATTACTGCGGCGACCTCACGCGCACCATTCCAGCCGGAAAGCAATTCAGCAGCACTCAAAAAGAAATGTACGAAATCGTGCTCCATGCGCAGGTTTCAGCGATTGGAGCCTGCAAACCAGGCGTTTTGTTCAAAGAGGTCCACGCATTAGCATCCACCAAATTACTCGAAGGCTTAAAATCAGTCGGCATCATCAAAGGCGACCCACAAGAAGCACTTGCAAATGACGTACACACGCTCTTTTTCCAATGCGGCCTCGGCCACATGATGGGCCTCGACGTCCACGACATGGAAAACCTCGGCGAACAATACGTAGGCTACACCGACGACCTCATCAAAGGCACCACCTTCGGCTGGAAATCCCTCCGCCTAGGCCGCGCCCTCGAACCCGGTTTTGTAATTACCGTCGAGCCCGGGCTTTATTTTATTCCGACATTAATTGACCGCTGGAAGGCGGAGAATAAGCTTTCGCAGTTTATTGATTATGGGAAATTGGAGCAGTTCAGGGATTTTACGGGGATTAGGGTGGAGGATAATTTGGTGATTACGGAAGGTGGAAATCGGGTGCTGGGGAAGGAATTGGTGAAGGATGTTGGGGGGATTGAGGCGTTGCGGGGGTGATCAAGAAAGTTATGCTTATTCCGGAAATCTTATAGCTTTGCGGAATAAGTTGATCACACTATTATTGAAGCACACCATTAATGAACAAACCAAAATATCTCTGTCGATCGGGGAAGTCCCTTTTTGTTTTTAAGTTTACAAGTAAAGGCTCAAAAGGATTAGTAGAGAAAATCATTGAATACACCGCAACTGATTCTGACAATATTTACAATCTTGGTTTTGGTGACTATGATCCCCTTAACGATACCATGAACGATCTCACCATAACCGATAACGGAGACAGTAACAAAGTATTAGCCACGGTTGCATCGACAGTTTATACTTTTACGGACGAATATCCATCTGCTATGATTCTGTTCACTGGAAGTACGCCTGCTAGAACAAGGCTTTACAGGATGGCGATCACCATTAATTTAGCTGAAATCTCTCAGGATTTCGTTATATTTGGTTATAGTAATGACAGGAACTGGGAGGAATTTGTTGTTAACAAGTCATATCATGCTTTTTTAGTAACAAGAAGAGAAAACGAATACACATTATGAGAACACCCGAAATAACAAAGTCGAAAAGACCGACTATTATCATAGACAATTCGCTGGAAAAGTTTAACGGAAGGATCCTTTTTCCTGAAAAGCTTAAAAAGGCAAACGAGATTTTAGCACAAGCCGGAGTGCCTGATCTTAGTAAATTAAGGAAAAAATAAATATTAAAGAAAAGACGCATCTTCGAATGCGTCTTTTCTTTTGCCTAAGCTTCGCTCTTACAGCTTTTCCCATAATCCCCAATCTCCTTCAACAACCGCGTAAGCACCTCACTCGTATCCAGTGCGAGCAACGCATACTTACGGCTAAGATTCCATTCATCCGTTGGGCGGAGATAATGTCGGAGCATTTCGTTGTGCATCCGTTCGATTTCGATCAGGTCAACATCTTGATTTAGATAGTTGCTCAGCAACTCCTCGGCTGCGCTTTGGCGGGATTCTTGGATTTTTGATGTGTGCATTTTACTCTTTATTGGACGTTTTGTGTTGCAAAAAACGGTGCCGCACTTGCCGTTGTCCAACCCGAGTAAGGCAATGGTGTTCAAACCATTACGGTAGTTACGACACCGTTCATTGGTGTACGCAGCATTATATAGCTTTATAAGAGCCGACGAATGTTGACGACGCATTAACAGCTTACTCGGGAAATTGGACGCTGTAAACTTACTTGGTTTGGTGGAAAAAGCAAAAGTGAATACAACTTCGAGGAATATTCATGGTAATTCTTAGCTTTGTCGGGAATTTAAGAACACACTATAAATGAAGCATAACAAATACATTAGTCGCGCAAACGACTCATTTTTACTCTATCATTTTACTAGTAAAGGCCCAAAAGGCTCAATTCAAAAAAGCGTCATTTATTCTAAAACCGCTGTCGAAAACATCTACAACCTTGCTTTCGGTGATTATAATCCGATCTCCGATGAGATAAATGATCTTTCAATCAGCAACAATGGAGATAGCGTTAGGGTCTTAGCTACCGTCGCAGCAACACTGTATACATTCACAGAAAAATATCCGGAAGCCTGGATCACTGCTACCGGAAGTACAAAGGCACGAACTCGCTTATACAGAATGGGCATTGCCAATAACTTAGCTGAAATTATTGAGGAGTTTGCTATATTTGGTTACAACTGTAAAGGGCATTGGGAACAATTTGTAGTTGGTGAAGATTACGAAGTATTTTTATTAACAAGAAAAGAAACATACACATCATGGAAAGAAGCAAACTGAAAAATTCAAAAGGACTAGTTGTTGTAGTTGATAAAAGCTTAAACAAGCTAGTCGGAAAGGAATACTTCCCAGAGAAGTTAAAAAAGGTCAACGAGATTTTAGCTAAATCGGGGCTTCCCAAATTAGATAAGTGAACTTTTCGGCATGTTCAAATTAATCAAAAAGAATCGAGACACTAAGAAATCCCGATTCCAAAAATCGTTTGGCGCGTTTGTGTCCCAGAAATCAGCCGATCAGATCATTACGGAAATCCGCAGCAGCCGACTGTCAACTCGAGAAATAGAGCCATTCGACTAATCTATCAAGAGCTGTTGAATTATCCTTAACAATATCCGTCGAAACCCACCGCTACACGCCCTTGCTTCTACACGAAAAACTGTTAGGGAAGTAAATCTGTTTTCTTCATTCCCCTACTCCAACTCTCAAAAACCTTTTTCTGCAATTTGGTAGGGTTCTTCATCGGCGTAATGGTGAACGTCTTTTCCGTCTTATCACTTCCCACAACTTGCTTTGGCGCAGTGTCAATGTCAAACCCGGCATAGCCAAAATATTTTTTATAATCCGGTTCGGCGGTTGTGTAGATGTAAGTAAAAAGCTCATCCAGCGGCTTGCCGGCTACTTTTGTGATGGTTTCGCGGAGTTCGTTTTCTGTAAAGCCTCGTTTTTTGGATTTGTAGAAATCTTTGTAGAGTTTCCGCATGACGTCGTCGAGGGACTTTTTGTTTTGGGTTTCGTGGCGGATGGCGAAGTCGAAGAGGAGGCCGACGATGGGGCCTTTGCGGTAGACGGAAATGGTTTGATCTGCTCCTTCACCGGTTCTGCCGGATGGGCCGTCGGACCAGGTTTGGGCGCTGGCCTGGGCCAGAGATTGGTGCAGGCGGCCGGGTTTGTTCTCTACTTCTGCAATGTGGCTTCTGTATGATTCCAGCATCTTTTCGGTGGTAATGAGTCCCGCTTCTTTCATGATAATAGGCTCGTAGTAAACCGTTAAGCCTTCTGAAACCCAGAGCATATTGGTGCGACTTCCGTTTTCGTAATCGAATGGTCCGAGCTCTATCGGGCGGATTCTTTTGACATTGTAATGATGGAAATATTCGTGCGTAATGAAGCTTAACATGCCGTCCCAGCCCCGCGAA of Dyadobacter chenhuakuii contains these proteins:
- a CDS encoding DUF6934 family protein, translated to MKHNKYISRANDSFLLYHFTSKGPKGSIQKSVIYSKTAVENIYNLAFGDYNPISDEINDLSISNNGDSVRVLATVAATLYTFTEKYPEAWITATGSTKARTRLYRMGIANNLAEIIEEFAIFGYNCKGHWEQFVVGEDYEVFLLTRKETYTSWKEAN
- a CDS encoding aminopeptidase P family protein gives rise to the protein MFSKETYIQRRHTLKKKVGSGLILLLGNDESGMNYKDNVYPFRQDSTFLYYFGLDTASIHAVIDIDNDQEIIFGDELTIDDIVWTGYQEPLVEKAAKIGVTQMKPLSALSGYLRDVQNRKQEVHFLPPYRGEHTLQLQEWLKIAPAEATQRASVKLIKAIVSMRSYKSAEEITEIEKAVNTSIDMHLEFIRTTRPGMTEKAIAGKLQSIAIAQGGDISYPIILTVNGETLHTHARDRIISDGQMALCDAGAETAMHYCGDLTRTIPAGKQFSSTQKEMYEIVLHAQVSAIGACKPGVLFKEVHALASTKLLEGLKSVGIIKGDPQEALANDVHTLFFQCGLGHMMGLDVHDMENLGEQYVGYTDDLIKGTTFGWKSLRLGRALEPGFVITVEPGLYFIPTLIDRWKAENKLSQFIDYGKLEQFRDFTGIRVEDNLVITEGGNRVLGKELVKDVGGIEALRG
- a CDS encoding DUF6934 family protein, whose product is MNKPKYLCRSGKSLFVFKFTSKGSKGLVEKIIEYTATDSDNIYNLGFGDYDPLNDTMNDLTITDNGDSNKVLATVASTVYTFTDEYPSAMILFTGSTPARTRLYRMAITINLAEISQDFVIFGYSNDRNWEEFVVNKSYHAFLVTRRENEYTL